A stretch of the uncultured Trichococcus sp. genome encodes the following:
- a CDS encoding NAD(P)-dependent oxidoreductase, which translates to MATKKWLLKTRLKEQQIATLKELYPDYEMVTDDAEEEAFREVEWTVGWNDRLTSLLEEGQLPSLRWVQAISAGVNSLPLATFERQGIYLTNASGIHSEPIAEYVIGVLLSHMRGLRTAILNQPQRKWGQTKELQELKGKTMMIVGAGQIGSRLGELAKAFGMKVIAVNRSGKEIPSFDVTVKMDNIGTIIDFADVVVDILPQTDETYRVFDDALFSRMKKGVLFVNVGRGITVDTDSLIKALDNGTVAYAALDVFDEEPLPASNPLWNHEKVLITPHFSGVVEHFRDNLFEVVLGNAKSYKKDGKPNRNLIDFEKKY; encoded by the coding sequence ATGGCGACTAAAAAGTGGCTTCTGAAGACGCGTTTGAAGGAACAGCAAATCGCAACGCTGAAGGAACTCTATCCAGATTACGAGATGGTTACCGATGATGCGGAGGAAGAGGCGTTCCGGGAAGTAGAGTGGACCGTCGGCTGGAATGACAGGTTGACCAGCCTGTTGGAGGAAGGGCAGTTGCCTTCGCTCAGATGGGTCCAAGCGATTTCGGCGGGCGTGAACAGCCTGCCGTTGGCGACCTTCGAAAGACAAGGCATCTATCTGACGAATGCAAGCGGCATCCACAGCGAGCCGATTGCTGAATACGTCATCGGCGTTCTGCTTTCGCATATGCGCGGCTTGCGGACTGCGATTCTGAATCAGCCGCAACGGAAGTGGGGGCAGACCAAGGAACTCCAGGAGCTGAAGGGCAAGACGATGATGATTGTGGGGGCCGGCCAGATCGGCAGCCGACTGGGAGAATTGGCTAAAGCGTTCGGTATGAAGGTCATCGCTGTCAATCGCAGCGGCAAGGAGATACCGAGCTTTGATGTGACGGTCAAAATGGACAACATCGGCACTATCATCGACTTTGCGGATGTTGTTGTGGACATCCTTCCTCAAACGGATGAAACCTACCGTGTTTTTGATGATGCCCTTTTCTCGCGCATGAAAAAAGGTGTTCTCTTTGTGAATGTAGGCCGTGGCATCACGGTGGACACCGATAGCCTCATCAAGGCATTGGACAACGGGACAGTGGCTTATGCTGCGTTGGATGTGTTCGATGAAGAACCTTTGCCCGCCTCCAACCCTTTGTGGAATCACGAAAAAGTACTGATTACGCCGCATTTTTCCGGTGTGGTTGAGCATTTCCGGGATAATCTGTTTGAAGTTGTCTTGGGAAATGCAAAGAGTTACAAAAAAGACGGTAAACCAAACCGCAACCTGATCGATTTTGAGAAAAAATATTAA
- a CDS encoding CYTH domain-containing protein — MSQNIEKEFKNLLNKEEYEALITAFNLDEAEPIKQTNVYFDTPDYKLKDLNSGLRIRMYENKGEITLKTPIQENEKLETNDDLTLEEAKKLVDAHRMKASGNVADKLKELGIATEDLVIIGQLSTIRYDFPGDKGTYFLDKSFYQDQMDYELEFESDSLEEGALAFHIFLKDHDIKVRKAKQKIERMLAYPNSAAHQ, encoded by the coding sequence ATGAGCCAAAATATTGAAAAAGAATTCAAAAACCTATTGAATAAAGAAGAATATGAAGCGTTAATTACTGCCTTCAACCTTGATGAAGCTGAACCGATCAAGCAAACCAACGTCTATTTCGATACGCCTGATTATAAACTGAAGGATCTGAACAGCGGGCTGCGCATCCGCATGTATGAAAACAAAGGTGAAATCACACTCAAGACGCCTATCCAGGAAAATGAAAAATTGGAAACGAACGATGATCTTACGCTCGAAGAGGCAAAAAAATTGGTCGATGCCCACCGGATGAAGGCATCGGGAAATGTAGCCGATAAACTGAAGGAATTGGGCATTGCGACAGAAGACCTCGTGATCATCGGTCAGCTCTCGACCATCCGCTATGATTTTCCAGGGGACAAAGGCACCTACTTCTTGGATAAAAGCTTCTACCAAGATCAGATGGATTACGAATTGGAATTCGAGTCCGATTCTTTGGAAGAAGGGGCTCTCGCGTTCCATATTTTCCTGAAGGATCACGACATCAAAGTACGTAAAGCAAAACAAAAGATCGAACGCATGCTGGCCTACCCAAATTCGGCGG
- a CDS encoding NAD kinase — MKIALVHNQTPETLAVAAKFKEMCLSQKIEIVTDYPNLVVSIGGDGTLLSAFHKYEDQLSQVRFVGIHTGHLGFYTDWRTYELPELVESLKHDKGESVSYPLLDVRVKYADEEEETRYIALNEASLKKMDGTMVCDIYVKDELFETFRGDGLCVSTPTGSTGFSKSLGGAVIHPRTEAIQLTEMASVNNRIYRTLSSPMIIAKDEWIVIYPHKEDRLILSVDHLTFKKRSIERLVYRIAQERVHFARYRHTHFWDRVEDAFIGVKKNDRNERTKER; from the coding sequence ATGAAAATTGCACTGGTCCATAACCAGACGCCAGAGACTTTAGCCGTTGCGGCGAAATTCAAAGAGATGTGCCTCTCTCAAAAAATCGAAATTGTCACGGACTATCCGAATCTAGTGGTATCGATCGGGGGGGACGGCACCTTGCTTTCGGCTTTCCATAAATACGAAGACCAACTGAGCCAAGTGCGTTTTGTGGGAATCCATACCGGACACCTTGGCTTTTATACGGATTGGCGGACCTATGAACTGCCGGAACTTGTGGAAAGTCTGAAGCATGACAAAGGGGAAAGCGTCAGCTACCCGTTGCTCGATGTCCGCGTCAAGTATGCGGATGAGGAAGAAGAAACCCGCTACATCGCTCTGAACGAAGCGAGTTTGAAGAAAATGGACGGAACGATGGTTTGTGATATCTATGTGAAGGATGAACTGTTCGAGACGTTCCGTGGTGATGGCCTTTGCGTTTCCACGCCTACAGGGTCGACCGGGTTCAGCAAATCGCTTGGCGGAGCTGTAATCCATCCTCGTACGGAAGCTATCCAGCTGACCGAGATGGCCTCGGTGAATAACCGCATCTATCGGACGCTGAGCTCACCCATGATCATCGCGAAAGACGAATGGATCGTCATCTATCCGCACAAGGAAGATCGCCTGATTTTGTCCGTAGATCATTTGACATTCAAGAAAAGAAGCATCGAACGACTGGTCTATCGGATTGCGCAGGAGCGCGTGCATTTTGCGCGTTACCGTCACACGCATTTCTGGGATCGGGTTGAAGATGCATTCATCGGTGTAAAGAAAAATGACAGGAACGAACGAACAAAGGAGCGGTGA
- a CDS encoding GTP pyrophosphokinase family protein — MENKEVENWDSFLAPYEQAVEELKVKLKGIRKQYRDENAHAPIEFITGRVKTKESILEKAEVRDIDLTRLEQDVQDIAGLRIMCQFVEDIHEVVRLLRARKDFKIIIERDYITHKKESGYRSYHMVIEYPVQRIYEEKKILVEIQIRTLAMNFWATIEHSLNYKYRGEYPEELHDRLIRAAEAAFRLDEEMSEIREEIKDAQRYFSDKKEDGR, encoded by the coding sequence ATGGAAAATAAGGAAGTTGAAAACTGGGATTCATTTTTAGCGCCGTACGAACAAGCGGTGGAGGAATTAAAAGTTAAGCTGAAGGGCATCCGTAAGCAATACCGCGATGAGAATGCGCACGCGCCCATCGAGTTCATCACTGGCCGTGTCAAAACGAAGGAAAGCATACTGGAAAAGGCGGAAGTCCGGGACATTGATCTGACCAGACTGGAACAAGACGTCCAGGATATTGCCGGCCTGCGGATCATGTGCCAATTTGTAGAGGACATACACGAAGTTGTGCGCCTTTTGCGCGCAAGAAAAGACTTTAAGATCATCATAGAACGGGATTACATTACGCATAAAAAAGAGAGCGGTTATCGCTCGTACCATATGGTGATCGAATATCCGGTCCAACGCATTTATGAAGAAAAGAAAATACTGGTTGAAATTCAGATCAGGACCTTGGCGATGAATTTTTGGGCAACGATCGAACATTCGTTGAACTACAAATATCGGGGGGAATATCCGGAAGAACTGCATGACCGTCTGATACGCGCTGCAGAAGCCGCCTTCCGTCTGGACGAAGAGATGTCGGAAATACGCGAAGAAATCAAGGATGCGCAACGCTATTTTTCCGACAAAAAAGAAGATGGACGATAA